A genome region from Salvia splendens isolate huo1 chromosome 19, SspV2, whole genome shotgun sequence includes the following:
- the LOC121780318 gene encoding plant UBX domain-containing protein 10-like isoform X1, with protein sequence MSSSTRESARSIGEAVCNGLIRRMVSLPRNILGGFSRTMNQGIDMIGIGARRNQNFHSQHPSNLPFQDPFNHPPPLIQEEWAFLSTFEQQYGHTHPFFYACRLMEALKISREEHKLMFMYIHSPDHPFTPNFCRETLSSELVVQFLDANFISWGGISSRGEGLHMATSLKASSFPFCAIVAPTPGDNLAVVQQMEGPVSPAELVEILQTTLEEQGVAFGSGGRANLEEGRRADLRLKEEQDTAYLAALKIDQESERERQSKKKSRPKSISKLPNKAAETFSNTSKKGEETQILIRFPNGERREKSFLSSDQIEAIYRYIDSLGLTAVGNYRLISNFPRKVYGADEMSMTLKDAGLNSKASLFLEML encoded by the exons ATGTCATCATCCACGAGGGAGAGTGCAAGATCCATCGGGGAGGCGGTGTGCAACGGCCTCATTCGCAGAATGGTGAGCCTCCCTAGAAACATACTAGGAGGTTTCTCAAGAACCATGAACCAAGGAATTGACATGATAGGAATTGGAGCAAGAAGAAACCAAAACTTCCACTCTCAACACCCCTCAAACTTGCCATTTCAGGATCCTTTCAACCATCCACCCCCTTTGATCCAAGAGGAGTGGGCTTTCCTATCCACATTCGAGCAGCAATATGGCCACACGCACCCCTTCTTCTACGCGTGCCGCCTCATGGAAGCGCTTAAGATATCCCGGGAAGAGCACAAGTTGATGTTCATGTACATCCACTCACCAGACCATCCATTCACTCCCAACTTCTGCAGAGAGACTCTTTCATCCGAGCTCGTGGTGCAGTTTCTTGATGCAAATTTCATTAGCTGGGGTGGGATATCGAGCAGGGGAGAAGGCCTGCATATGGCAACATCTTTGAAGGCCTCTAGCTTCCCATTCTGTGCCATTGTTGCCCCTACTCCTGGTGATAATCTAGCTGTGGTGCAACAG ATGGAAGGTCCAGTTTCACCTGCTGAATTAGTGGAAATCTTGCAGACAACACTTGAGGAACAAGGGGTGGCGTTTGGTAGCGGAGGAAGGGCTAATCTGGAAGAAGGGAGACGAGCAGATCTACGCTTGAAAGAGGAACAAGATACTGCTTATTTAGCAGCTCTCAAGATAGATCAG GAGAGTGAAAGAGAAAGACAATCCAAGAAGAAGTCACGTCCAAAATCTATCAGCAAACTGCCTAACAAAGCTGCAGAAACTTTCTCAAACACAAGCAAAAAGGGTGAAGAAACTCAA ATTCTGATTCGTTTCCCAAATGGGGAGAGAAGGGAGAAGAGCTTCTTGTCAAGTGATCAGATTGAAGCCATTTACAGATATATTGATTCATTAGGCCTAACTGCAGTTGGCAATTATAGGCTGATATCTAACTTTCCAAGAAAAGTGTATGGTGCTGATGAAATGAGCATGACTCTCAAAGATGCAGGCCTCAATTCTAAAGCAAGCCTCTTTTTGGAGATGCTTTGA
- the LOC121780318 gene encoding plant UBX domain-containing protein 10-like isoform X2 produces MSSSTRESARSIGEAVCNGLIRRMVSLPRNILGGFSRTMNQGIDMIGIGARRNQNFHSQHPSNLPFQDPFNHPPPLIQEEWAFLSTFEQQYGHTHPFFYACRLMEALKISREEHKLMFMYIHSPDHPFTPNFCRETLSSELVVQFLDANFISWGGISSRGEGLHMATSLKASSFPFCAIVAPTPGDNLAVVQQMEGPVSPAELVEILQTTLEEQGVAFGSGGRANLEEGRRADLRLKEEQDTAYLAALKIDQESERERQSKKKSRPKSISKLPNKAAETFSNTSKKDSDSFPKWGEKGEELLVK; encoded by the exons ATGTCATCATCCACGAGGGAGAGTGCAAGATCCATCGGGGAGGCGGTGTGCAACGGCCTCATTCGCAGAATGGTGAGCCTCCCTAGAAACATACTAGGAGGTTTCTCAAGAACCATGAACCAAGGAATTGACATGATAGGAATTGGAGCAAGAAGAAACCAAAACTTCCACTCTCAACACCCCTCAAACTTGCCATTTCAGGATCCTTTCAACCATCCACCCCCTTTGATCCAAGAGGAGTGGGCTTTCCTATCCACATTCGAGCAGCAATATGGCCACACGCACCCCTTCTTCTACGCGTGCCGCCTCATGGAAGCGCTTAAGATATCCCGGGAAGAGCACAAGTTGATGTTCATGTACATCCACTCACCAGACCATCCATTCACTCCCAACTTCTGCAGAGAGACTCTTTCATCCGAGCTCGTGGTGCAGTTTCTTGATGCAAATTTCATTAGCTGGGGTGGGATATCGAGCAGGGGAGAAGGCCTGCATATGGCAACATCTTTGAAGGCCTCTAGCTTCCCATTCTGTGCCATTGTTGCCCCTACTCCTGGTGATAATCTAGCTGTGGTGCAACAG ATGGAAGGTCCAGTTTCACCTGCTGAATTAGTGGAAATCTTGCAGACAACACTTGAGGAACAAGGGGTGGCGTTTGGTAGCGGAGGAAGGGCTAATCTGGAAGAAGGGAGACGAGCAGATCTACGCTTGAAAGAGGAACAAGATACTGCTTATTTAGCAGCTCTCAAGATAGATCAG GAGAGTGAAAGAGAAAGACAATCCAAGAAGAAGTCACGTCCAAAATCTATCAGCAAACTGCCTAACAAAGCTGCAGAAACTTTCTCAAACACAAGCAAAAAGG ATTCTGATTCGTTTCCCAAATGGGGAGAGAAGGGAGAAGAGCTTCTTGTCAAGTGA
- the LOC121780317 gene encoding cytochrome b561 and DOMON domain-containing protein At2g04850-like: MNMKKMMMSLLLLLHNLAKSASSSHCISSTSSKTFERCMTLPTQQASIAWTYRPHNATLEVAFFGSFISPSGWVGWGINPTSPEMTGTRALVAFPDPNSGQLVLLPYILDPTVKFQKGPLLSRPLDLHLLSSSSAALYGGRMATIHSGATIQIYATIKLSPNKTKLHFTWNRGLYVQGYSPTIHPTTLNDLASTATIDILSGAAAKSSSHLKPLKLTHGLLNAMSWGFLLPVGAVSARYLRHFESVGPAWFYLHAGVQITGVFLGTVGFSIGVRLGEMSPGRVYGLHRKLGFAAFVLGWLQTVALVFRPKTTHKLRKYWKSYHHFVGYACVVLGVVNCFQGFQVMGESGSYALLGYSVCLATLIGVCVALEVNSWVVFCRKAKEEKIKREGLFGNVVSDKTTRG, encoded by the coding sequence ATGAatatgaagaagatgatgatgagtttgttgttgttgttgcatAATTTAGCAAAGAGTGCAAGCTCCTCCCATTGCATAAGTAGCACCTCATCAAAAACCTTCGAGCGTTGCATGACGCTCCCGACGCAGCAAGCCTCGATAGCGTGGACGTATCGCCCCCACAACGCGACCCTCGAGGTAGCCTTCTTCGGGAGCTTCATCTCCCCCTCGGGTTGGGTGGGGTGGGGGATAAACCCCACCTCCCCGGAGATGACGGGGACTCGGGCCCTGGTGGCCTTCCCCGACCCCAACTCGGGGCAGCTCGTCCTCCTCCCCTACATCCTCGACCCGACCGTGAAATTCCAAAAAGGCCCCCTCCTCTCCCGGCCCCTCGACCTCCAcctcctctcctcctcctccgcggcCCTCTACGGCGGACGCATGGCCACCATCCACAGCGGCGCCACCATCCAAATCTATGCCACTATCAAACTCTCCCCAAACAAAACCAAACTCCACTTCACATGGAACCGCGGCTTATACGTCCAAGGCTACTCCCCCACCATCCACCCCACCACCCTTAACGACCTAGCCTCCACCGCCACCATCGACATCCTCTCCGGAGCCGCCGCCAAATCCTCAAGCCACCTCAAACCGCTCAAGCTCACACACGGCCTCCTCAACGCAATGTCGTGGGGGTTCCTCCTCCCAGTAGGCGCGGTCTCGGCACGGTACCTCCGCCATTTTGAATCTGTGGGGCCCGCGTGGTTCTACCTCCACGCGGGCGTCCAGATCACGGGCGTGTTCCTAGGGACGGTGGGGTTCTCAATAGGGGTCCGGCTAGGGGAGATGTCGCCCGGGAGGGTGTACGGGCTGCACCGGAAGCTGGGGTTCGCGGCGTTCGTGCTGGGGTGGCTGCAGACGGTGGCGCTGGTGTTCAGGCCGAAGACGACGCATAAGTTGAGGAAGTACTGGAAGTCGTATCACCATTTTGTGGGGTATGCATGCGTAGTGTTGGGAGTGGTGAACTGTTTTCAGGGATTCCAAGTGATGGGAGAGAGTGGGTCGTACGCGCTGCTGGGATATTCTGTGTGTTTGGCGACGTTGATTGGGGTTTGCGTAGCGTTGGAGGTCAATTCGTGGGTCGTTTTTTGTAGGAAAGCTAAGGAGGAGAAGATTAAGAGAGAGGGGTTGTTTGGTAATGTTGTTTCTGATAAAACCACTCGTGGATGA